AAGAGTATGATAATACTCGACTTTAGACACGCTTCATAAGTGTTTTTGCCATTTTGCAATCTAAGTGATAAATGCAggtaaaaaccaaattaatggtCTTTGTCACGTTAAAAATCAGGCACGCACACCACAAGCACTTACCTATGAGTGAGGAGTTCCCACTTTTAATTAGATCTCAACAGAGGGAGTCACAACAATAATCTCTGGGTCTTACTAAATTTTTATTGAAATCTCACTAAATTGTTTATTATTGCTGGCCGGGACTAGGATTTAAATACTACATCATGAGACCATTGGTACTTCAACAAAACCATGTGCCAAGTCAATCTTTCCAAATTTTAAACATGTACAGCTTCCTAAATATTTGGAGAATACATACGAAAACAAATTGCGTGATTTTGTTCTGGAAAGAGCATTATAACATATATTTTAGTTTTGTAATTATTTGCAACAGAGATATAAATCTGCAATGATatgttctatatattttttctatccTCAAGACTACTAGGTACAACCTAATTAATAGAGGCATTGGTTCTTCCTTTTAATTATAGGTAAAAAATCAGGCATAGAGAAGCGATACATCCACCTTGATGAGGAGATCATCCGTGCCCATCCAGAGATCATTGACAAACACCAGCCCTCCCTTGAAGCTCGTGTTgaaatcgccgccgccgaggtcccAAAGCTCGCCGAGTCTGCTGCAAGGAAGGCCATTGCCAAGTGGGGCCGTCCAGCCACCGACATTACCCACCTCATCTTCAGCACCTACTCTGGATGTCGTGCCCCTAGCGCTGACCTCCAGCTGGCATCGCTCCTTGGCCTCCGTCCTTCTGTCTCCCGCACAATCCTCAGCCTCCACGGCTGCTCTGGCGGTGGCAGGGCGCTCCAACTCGCCAAGGAGCTTGCTGAGAACAACCGTGGTGCACGCGTCCTTGTAGCACTCTCAGAGCTAACCCTGGTATGTTTCTCCACCCCAGACGAAAGCAAAATTGTCGGACATGGACTGTTTGGGGATGGTGCCGGTGCAATAATCGTTGGCGCAGGCCCGTTTTCTGATGGCGAGTGCCCGTTGTTCGAGATGGTTGCTGCCTCACAGACCATGATACCAGGAACCGAGCACGCACTTGGCATGCAGGCCACTAGCACCGGCATAGATTTCCACCTCTCTGTCCAGGTGCCAATGCTGATCAAGGATAACATCCAGCAGAGCTTGCTCGAATCCTTCCAATCGGTCGGATACACAGATCCTGACTGGAACAATCTCTTCTGGGCGGTGCACCCCGGCGGCCGTGCTATCCTTGACAACATAGAGGGCAAGCTACAGTTGCAACCATGGAAGCTTGCAGCAAGCCGGCAAGTGCTACGCGAGTTTGGGAACATGAGTGGTGCAACTATTGCATTCGTTCTTGATGAACTATGCCACCGTCGGGAGAAGGACGAAGATGAGTCACAGCAGCATGAATGGGGAGTGATGCTGGCCTTTGGACCAGGGATCACAATTGAGACAATTGTTATGCGCAACCCATTGGCACGTGGTCTTAAGCAAAATTAGTTACCACTGTCATGAAAATAATGCAATCGGAATCATCTGATGCTTCGATATTTCACTACACTATGGAAATTAATTAATGGGTGACACTGAATCAATTGTTTATGCATGCTTAAGTATTCTCAACTCTACTACATGTTGTAAATAAACTTTTATCACTTCCATGTGTCCTCTGATTCATAAGCTTTATTGATTTGTAACAAAATTTGGAATACCCTGTGTCATGTGTATGTATAATTAAAATACTACCTCTGCCAATGCCCTGGTAATAAAAAGAACAATAATTACAACACAGGTTACAACATCggaatttataaaatatttatgctGAAGTTTGTACCCATGATTGCCTAATGGGTTTGTCTTCCTCCTTTATCATTCGAGAACTTTTACGGTGTTTGCATTCCAAAAGGGTAAAGATCCAACAGTTCTCAATCACAGGTACTATGTAAAGGTATTTAAATATTAGTATAGATACTTAGGTACtaaggataaaaatataattttgttaatagAGAAAAAGGGTAAAATTGTCCCTCCCCCCAAATTATAATAGGTACCACGTAGGTACGACTGTACGAGTTAACATCTACCTGGTACCACATGTTCTTATTTGCGTCTCTTTTGTGTGATTTCCTGTAGATTTACGTTGTGTTTGAGTTAGGTCATTTACCTGGCACTAGTGTAACATGTTCTTAATTCATTTTCTCTAGATTTACTTTTTTGTATTCTTTGATGTTCTCTTTTGCgtgatttttttagatttacATATTGTGTTCTTATAACATGTTTCTGGCCTTGGGCTAGCAATTGGTGACGAATGTACTCGAAATCCATATAATTTTCATTTTCGTCATCCATGAAAGCCTCATTTTCATCACCAATCCCAGCTTCAGTAGTATCCATGTCATCCTCATTTAGGTCATTTGCTTGCTCATGAACTAGTTCCCGCAAGACCAACAAAGCAGATGGAGTTATAAAGAGAGGACCTTTCCGTAGATCTGTAGCACATGCGTGAATTGCACTCGCAGATTAGGCGACCGCGTCCATGTCTAGCGGCAAGCCGGTGAGTGCCATTAATCTGGTCGTTAGCGCCATGTCCAACCtggggaagaggaagatggcaacGGGTCCTCACCGACAATGGCGATGGGAGAGACGCAGGTTGCGCTGCCGCACCGACACCGGTGTGGGCGATGGGAGGGACGTAGGTGGCAGCGGAGGTGGCTGAACTGGTTCAAACCCTAGAACACGAATGAAACAAAAGGGAGAGAAGAAATGAGACACGATTTACTTTTTGATATAATTGAATCAATCGCTAAATCAACGGAGTATCCTTGATTTACTTTTTTCTCTACAGCGATACTGATAGCTACTACAATACACCGATCACTGGAAGGATATATTCAATTCAAATGTATTGCCTATGTTTTACTAGTTAATTACTCAAATGCCATCATGCTACAATAATTTTGTTCCGTACCTTGCCCCTCTCTGATCAACGGTGCACATTATTTCACCTTCAAGTACCTTGCAAACACCGTAAAAGATCTCTTATCATTTACATATGCAGAGTAATATCTTTCTTAAAGTTGGTTCTCATTAAGTTCCATGAAGATTATTAttgttaaaaatataataatttcttatGATCCATATATGTTCCAAGTAAGAATGGCAATAGACTTGAATGAAGAAGGGTTTTCCAAACTTATTTTCTGTATGTCAAATCATATTAATAAAGCTCACATTTGTCTGTCAATCACTCCAAACATATTGCTAGCATCACTGCATCCCTGTAGGTTGGTAGATCACCGTAGAATCCATAGGAGGTGTTCTCCATTGCCCTTCACCGCGATTCTTACCTCCCTTCACCAATCACACCACTACCACTCGATTCTGGCCGATGCTCGGCGGATGTTGGTCACCACACCTGTCCCTTGGGGCAGGCGTTCGGTTTTCCCAGTTTTATCTGGTTTGTCTTTTCAGTTTCTTTAGAGTTCAGTTTTCACTAGAAAGAAAAAGACAACGAGGCAATAAAACCAAGAAAATTCGGTTCAGTTTTCAGTAGAATCCGAAGCACCGAAGAAATTGATAGGATGCAGAAGGGGCTGGGCAACCTCTCGGCAGTCCGTACCGTGCTGTGCTGCTCGTTGATTTCCGTTAATCTCATGGGCTACTCTGCAGTGGCATCCGAAGCATGGCGATGCtatcctccaccaccaccaccacaggcGGACGGACGTCACCGATGCCTCGTTCTGCTTCGTCACAGCGTCCGCTGCATCGGTTCACAGCCCCCAGGTTGCCAGGCCTCCGGCGCTATTCTTTCTGTAGCTAGCATTCTTACCGCATGGCTCCACTCCATCGCAAGAGGCACTACTTGAGAAGTGCTCATCTCTCCCGGTTCGCAACCCCCTTTACTCCCGGGTAGCGAATCGGGAGggagaatccgggactaaagatgacggtctttagtcccggttcaaatacccagGAGTAAatctccatctttagtcccggttggtgacaccaaccgggactaaagatggctgagCCACGTGACCGGCAAAGccataaccgggactaaagaattttcttttattttttttaatttggttgtGCTGCctggtgtacatatatatatatatatatatatatatatatatatatatatatgcataatatagaaatgtatatattacacacatgcatatatgtgtgcactatatgtatatctatacatatatataatgcaaTTATACATATAGTgcacacatatatgcatgtgtgtaatatatatatatatatatatatatatatatagacctAGGGTGCGTAATAGCTAAAATGCTCCTctcactttcccctctctctctccgctttTTACGGATCTAGCGGCGCAGCGGAGGCAAGGAGGAGAGCGATGGCTGCGGCGGTCGATGGAGCAGTTCAACAGCGGCGGCGTGCCCCGCCTACTGCCAAGGGTGGCGGCGTCCAGGCGACGGGCGGCCGACTTAATCACCACCCTCTCCCGCCGTTGCTCGAGGTGTGTTGCCCGGGGTTGTCGTCGGGTCGTGGCCGGATCGGCATGTGGTTCTTTTTGGTTAGATATGTAGTGCACCCGTTACCGGTGTCCGCATCCATTGTCTGCTGGAGGTCCTTGTATATGCTCATCATCGTTGGATCCATTCGCTTCTTGGGTTTCTTCGTGCCGGTTCTTGTTTTCTTGGTATTGCTTTGCTCATGGAGGTTCATGTTTTGTTGATGCATTGTCATGGTGGTGGATGCTGCATCTCAGCCTTTTGCATGATTAATTTCAGATTGTGCTTTCCTTTCTTGTGCAGTGCTGCTACTAGCATCTTACAAGGTCATTAAACTGTATGATGGGGGGATTGGTTCAATTAAGTATCTCGTTGATTCTCAGAGTTATTTTCTATatggaaaaaaatatgtttgctTTCTTTTATGGCAAAGCAATTCACAACAGCAATATTATGGCTATGAAATACTAGGTTTAAGTGAAATCATATTTATTTTGCTGATTTGTGATACTTAGAAGTaaccttcattttttttatccagATGGCTATGAGAATGCCTCTCCAGACGGCCGTGGTGACAGATATCTGTCGACAGGGAGGACTTGAGAATATG
Above is a window of Oryza sativa Japonica Group chromosome 10, ASM3414082v1 DNA encoding:
- the LOC4348180 gene encoding chalcone synthase 2, translating into MPGAATTAAVVDSRRSAQRAEGPATIIAIGTANPANIVPQDNFADYYFGLTKSEHLTELKDKMKRICKKSGIEKRYIHLDEEIIRAHPEIIDKHQPSLEARVEIAAAEVPKLAESAARKAIAKWGRPATDITHLIFSTYSGCRAPSADLQLASLLGLRPSVSRTILSLHGCSGGGRALQLAKELAENNRGARVLVALSELTLVCFSTPDESKIVGHGLFGDGAGAIIVGAGPFSDGECPLFEMVAASQTMIPGTEHALGMQATSTGIDFHLSVQVPMLIKDNIQQSLLESFQSVGYTDPDWNNLFWAVHPGGRAILDNIEGKLQLQPWKLAASRQVLREFGNMSGATIAFVLDELCHRREKDEDESQQHEWGVMLAFGPGITIETIVMRNPLARGLKQN